One Halobacterium wangiae genomic window, AGCGGCACGACTCCAACATCGTCCGTGCCGCCGTCGCCGTCAACACCGCCAAGGCCGACCTAATGGGTCTCGAACACGTTCCACAGGAGAATCGCGTCCTCATCGGACAGTCCCGCGTCAAAGGGCACGGCGTCGGGGCGGACAACGAACTCGGCGCGGAAATCGCCGAGGAAGACATCGACGAGATTCAGGGGGCTATCGACAGCATCCCCGTCCACGAGGTCGACGCGTTCCTCGTCATCTCTGGTCTCGGCGGCGGTACCGGGTCGGGTGGCTCCCCGGTCATCGCCAAACACCTCAAGCGCATCTACACCGAACCCGTCTACGGTCTCGGCGTGCTCCCCGGCCGCGACGAGGGGGGCATCTACACGCTGAACGCGGCCCGCTCGTTCCAGACGTTCGTCCGCGAGGTGGACAACCTCCTCGTCTTCGACAACGACGCGTGGCGGAAGTCCGGCGAATCGGTCCAGGGCGGCTACTCGGAGATCAACGAGGAGATCGTCACGCGCTTCGGCATCCTCTTCGGCGCGGGCGAGGTCGAACAGGGCGGTGCGGTCGCGGAGTCCGTCGTGGACTCCTCGGAGATCATCAACACGCTCGCCGGCGGCGGCGTCTCCACGGTCGGGTTCGCCTCCGAGGGCGTCGACAACGAGGGCAGCAGTAGCGGCCTGCTCTCCCGGTTCACGAGCAGCGACGACCCGGTCGAGGACTCGGCATCCACGACCAACCGCATCACGTCGCTCGTCCGGAAGGCGGCACTCGGTCAACTCACGCTCCCCTGCGAGATCGAGGGCACCGAGCGCGCGCTCCTGGTCACCGCCGGCCCGCCGAAGTACCTCAACCGGAAAGGGATAGAGCGCGGGCGGAAGTGGCTCGAGGAGCAGACCGGCTCGATGGAGGTCCGCGGCGGCGACTACCCCGTGCGGAACTCCAAGCAGGTCGCGTCGGTCGTCCTGCTGTCCGGCGTGAACAACGTCCCCCGTATCAAGGAGCTCCAGGAGGTCGCCATCGAGGCCCAGGACAACATCGACGACATCCGCGACGAAAGCGAAGAGAACTTGGAAGAACTCGTCGAAGACGACGACGATGAACTTGAGCCGCTGTTCTAAGCTCGCGGCTGCACTCGTCGTTCTCCTGCTCGCGGCTGCCGTGCCAGCGGCTGCGGTCTCCGTGAGCGGTGACAGCCCCGCGGCCGTGCAGGTCGACTCCAGCCAGGACCTCACCTACGAGTTCACCGACCTCTACACGGACTACGACCAGTGGACCCTCCGTGGAGAGACCGGACTCGACGACGTCACGTGGACGGTCACGCTGTACGACCAGACCGGCGCGCAGATCGACCGCCTGACGTACAACGGCCAGCAGTTCGAACAACCCGTCGTCGCCAACGACGACGTCAACCGCGTGACCGTGCGCCTCGAGGGCACGGTTCCGGCGGCCGAGTCGTACTCCTACGACCCGGCCCAGTCGATGACGCTCGCGTCGTTCGCACAGGTCCAGGAGGGTGGAACGTCCACGACGCTCCAGGCCTACGAGACGCGACCGTACACGACCGCCAGCGACGACGCCCGGTCCGCCATCGACGACGCGCGTGACGCCATCGACAGCGCCGCGAGTGCTGGCGCCGGCGTCTCGGACGCCGAGAGCGACTTCGAGGACGCCGTGGAGTTCTTCAACACGGGCAACTTCGAGCAGGCGACGAGCAACGCCGAGGAGGCCGAGCAGACCGCGAACAACGCGGCCTCGTCGGCCCAGCAGACGGACATGCTCCTGCTGGTCGGTGCCGGCGTCGTCGTCCTCGTGCTGGTCGCGGGCGGCGTCTACTGGTACCTCCAGCAGCGGGACACCTACGACAAACTCGGCTGACCGTGCGGGTCGTCGTCCCGTTCGACCCGACCGAGCCGAACACGCGCCTCTCCTCCGTTCTCACCCCCGAGGAGCGACGCGAGTTCGCGGACGCGATGCTCGCCGACGTCCTCAACGCCGTCCAAGCAGCCGGCGGCAGCCCCGAGTTGCTGGCGAGCGCGCCCGTCGACGTCGACGCGCCGGTGACCGTCGACGACCGGTCGCTGTCGGTCGCGGTGAACGACGCGCTCGCCGACGGCGTCCCGGCGGCGGTCGTGATGGCCGACCTCGCGCTCGTCACGCCGGGCGCGCTGGCCGACCTGTTCGACGCCGACGGCGACGTCGTCGTCGCACCTGGCAGGGGTGGCGGGACGAACGCACTGGTCGTCCGGGAGCCCGCGTTCCAGGTGGACTACCACGGCGTCTCCTACCGCGACCACGTGACGGCCGCCGAGGACGTCGGAGCGAGTGTCGCGACCGTCGACTCGTTCCGCCTCGCCGTCGACATCGACGAACGCGCCGACCTCGTGGACGTGCTAGTCCACGGCGACGGTGCGGCCGCGGCGTGGCTCCGGGACGCCGGCTTCCGGGTCGCGGTCCGTGACGGCCAGCCGGTCGCGGTCCGCGAACCCAACGACTAAGCGCGCGAGAGCCGACCGCACCCGTATGCAACTGAGACGGCTCGGGCGCGCGGCAGTCGCGCTCGTCGGCCTCGCGTTCGTCGCCGCCGTACTGTTCTCGGTGCTCCTGGCGGCCCTCGAGGCGGTCGGCCTCGCCCGGTCGACGGCCTCCCCGGCCGCGCTGGGTGGCGTCGTGTCGGCGGCGCTCGCCGCCGCAGACGTCTACACGCCGCTCGGGAACAACAGCCGGACGGCGACGCTGCGCGAGAAGCCCCGGGGAGCGCTCGCCGCCGACTTCGCGGCCGCGTCCGCAGTCGGCTTCGCCACCGGCGCCGTCGCCGGGGCGGTCCTGCTGTCGCCGGGAACCGCCGAGTGGACGAGGATGGGCGTGGTCGCGGCCGCCGTCCTCCTGGGCTACGGCACGTTCGTCGCGCGGAACGTCGCGGTGTACAGCCCCGGGTTCGGCGCCGGGGAGGACGGGTCCGAGCTATGAGTTCGATTCCGGGCGCGGAGGCGTACGGCGTCGACCTCGACGTCCCCGAGGCGGACCGGGAGCGCGCGCTCGCCGTCCGTCCCGGGGACGTCGACCCGGCCGACGAACTGACGTTCGCGCGGAACGTCTTCGTCCCGCTGACGACCGCCTGCCGGTACACCTGCACGTACTGCACCTACTACGACGTCCCCGGCGAGGCGACGCTCGTGAGCCCCGAGGACGTCCGCGAGACGTGTCGGACCGGCGCGCAGGCGGGCTGCACGGAGGCGCTGTTCACGTTCGGCGACGACCCCGACGACCGCTACACCGAGGTCCACGACCAGCTCGCCGAGTGGGGCCACGACTCCATCCACGACTACCTCCGGCGGGTCTGCGAGATCGCCCTCGACGAGGGGTTGCTCCCGCACGCGAACCCGGGCGACCAGACCCGCGAGCAGATGGCACTGGTCGCGGACGTGAACGCCTCGATGGGCGTGATGCTGGAGACGACGGCCGACGTCCAGGCCCACGGCGGCCCCCGGGCGAAGACCCCCGGCCAGCGACTCCACACCATCCGGACCGCGGGCGAACTCGGCGTCCCGTTCACGACCGGTATCCTCGTCGGCATCGGCGAGACGTGGGACGACCGCGCCGAGAGCCTGCTCTCCATCCGCGAGTTGCACGAGCGCTACGGACACGTCCAGGAGGTCATCGTCCAGCCGGTGAGTCCGAACGAGCGCTGGCGGGGCGACCCGCCGAGCGAGGCGACGATGCGCCGGACGGTGGCGATGGCGCGGGCCGTCCTCCCCGAGGAGGTGGCGGTGCAGGTGCCGCCGAACCTCGCGGACGCCCGGGCGCTGCTGGACTGCGGCGTCGAGGACCTCGGTGGGGTGTCCCCCGTGACGGACGACTACATCAACCCGGACTACGCGTGGCCGGCGCTCCGCGAACTCGAGGCCATCGCCGAACACGGCGGCGTCCCGCTGCGCGAACGCCTCCCCGTCTACGAGCGCTTCCTCCCCGAAGACGGCGTCGAGAACGAGTGGGTGAGCGAGCGCATCGGGCGCGCGCTCGCTGCGGACGACGACGCGGGGCGGCGGTACCGTGCCGTCCTGGACGGCTAGACGTCGAGTCGTTCACCGAGCCGTCCGATCGGTTTCCTGACGAGGACGTACACCGCCGACACGGACAGCATCGCGAGCGTGAGTCTGCGGACGAGTTCGCCGTACAGCAGGAGTCCGGGCAGCGAGAAGACGGCGACCGCGAGCAGGTCCTCGGGGGCACCGTCGTAGCGGATCCAGCGCCGCGGCGCGATCCACCGGCCGCGCCGGTGGGCGTAGACGCCGCGCTGGTCGTCGTTCTCCCACGGCCGGGAGCCGAGGCCGCCGCCGAAGGCGTCCGTGACGGAGTGGACGGCGGCGGACAGCAGGAAGAACGCGGCGCCGACGGTGACCGGCGAGGGTACGAGGAGGGCGACGGCGAACCCGACGGCGACGAACGGCCAGTACAGTTCGGGGTAGTGCAGCGTCTTCCGGTGAGCGACGACGGCGACGTCAAGGTCCGGGAAGATGCCGCCGGCGAGCGCGCCGAGTGCCGCCGGGACGGCGAGTTCGGGGGAGACCCACAGAGTACTCGTGGCGAGCGTGACGCCGATGGCGGCGTGGGTGGTGCTCATCATGGCGGTCAGTCGTCCGCGCTGGCCGCTCCGGAGGCGGTGTCGGCGTCGCGTTCGGGGACCAGTGGCGTACCGTCCGCCTGCGGACCGAGTCGGGGGCCGAGCGGGTCGTCGTCCGGGTCGACGACGCGACGTTCGGTGTAGTCCGTCGAGCGCTCGACGGGCGTGCGACCGATGGCCGATATCATCTCGGCGTAGTCCGCGACCGAACGGAACTCGCCGTGCTGGCCGCCCGCGCGCTTCGTGATCTCCTCGCTGAGGATGGTGCCCATGAAGTCGTCGGCGCCGCAGTTGAGGAGTTTGAGTCCCTTCGCGTTCCCGAACTTCACCCACGACGACTGGACGTGCTCGACGTTGTCGAGGTAGAGCCGCGAGACCGCGATCATCAGTTCGTCCTCGGCGTCGCTGGCGCCGCCGGTGACGACGCCGCGGTCGAAGAGGGGGGTCTCCTGGTGGACGAACGAGAGCGGGACGAACTCCGTGATGTTGTCCGTGCGGTCCTGCAGGTCCCGGACGACGTCGAGGTGGTGGATGCGGTGGGCGGCGTTCTCGACGTGGCCGTACATGATGGTCGCGGTCATCGGGAGGCCGACGTCGGCAGCGGCCTCCATCGCGGCGACCCACTCGTCGGTCGAGATCTTCCCGGGGCAGATGACGTCCCGGACCTCGTCGACGAGGATCTCCGCGGCGGTGCCGGGGACGGTGTCGAGGCCCGCGTCTTTGAGTCGCTGGTACACCTCGCGGTAGCCCCACTCGACGCCGCGCTGGGCGTGTTCGGCCTCCTCGGGCGTCACCGAGTGGACGTGGGCGCCGGCCTCGCTCATCGCGCGGATCTGCTCGACGTACGTATGGGGGTCCGTGTCGTAGCGCTCGGGTGGCTTGTAGTTGTGTTCCTGGTTCTGGGGGTCGAGGGCTTCGCGGTGCTCCTCGTTCAGTCCGAACGCGGGGTGGAGCCCGGAGACGGACGTCACCTCGTAGACGCCGCGGTCGACGGCGTCCGCAACGACGTCGTGGGACTCCTCGGGCGTCTTCGTGAAGCCGGCGTGGGCCTCGGTGTGGTCCGTCTCGAACCTGTGGGCGGTGTCCTTGAAGTTGCAGAACAGACAGCCCGTGTTGCAGGCCGTGGTGACGTTGTTGTTGACGTTCGCGACGAACGTCACCTCGTCGCCGACTACCTCGGCGCGGCGGCGGTCGGCGGCCTCGAGGACGAGTTCCTTCCGCCGCTGGTCGATGCCCTCGACGTCGGTGCCGGTGGTGACGAGTTCGATGCCGTCGGCGACGGTGAGGCGGTCGCCGGCGCGCGCCTTCGCCAGCGCGTTCTCGAACGACTGGTCGGAGTCGGGGACCACGTCGAAGTCGAACTCGCCGGCGTCTGTCATGGTCGAGGGAACTGCTCGCACGGACAAAAAGCCTCTCACAGCGGCTAACTGCGACTCGCGCGCCACGAACGTGTACAACTCCAGTCGAAGCAGAGGGGTTGTGGGCACGAGAGTGAAAGATTCATGGTCGTCGGTCACCCGGGTACGGCCATGACGAGCGTCAAGGACCTCCGGGTCGAGGAGCCACCCACCCGGGAGTCGCTGGGTCGCGGCGTCTTCGAGTTCAGCGACCGCTACTCCGTCTTCGACTGGGGGGAGATGCCCGACCTGATCCCGCGGAAGGGCGCCAGCCTCGCTACGATGGGCGCGTTCAACTTCGAACTCCTTGAGGCCGAGGGTGT contains:
- a CDS encoding tubulin/FtsZ family protein, yielding MKLAMIGFGQAGGKILDKFLEYDKRHDSNIVRAAVAVNTAKADLMGLEHVPQENRVLIGQSRVKGHGVGADNELGAEIAEEDIDEIQGAIDSIPVHEVDAFLVISGLGGGTGSGGSPVIAKHLKRIYTEPVYGLGVLPGRDEGGIYTLNAARSFQTFVREVDNLLVFDNDAWRKSGESVQGGYSEINEEIVTRFGILFGAGEVEQGGAVAESVVDSSEIINTLAGGGVSTVGFASEGVDNEGSSSGLLSRFTSSDDPVEDSASTTNRITSLVRKAALGQLTLPCEIEGTERALLVTAGPPKYLNRKGIERGRKWLEEQTGSMEVRGGDYPVRNSKQVASVVLLSGVNNVPRIKELQEVAIEAQDNIDDIRDESEENLEELVEDDDDELEPLF
- the cofC gene encoding 2-phospho-L-lactate guanylyltransferase, producing MRVVVPFDPTEPNTRLSSVLTPEERREFADAMLADVLNAVQAAGGSPELLASAPVDVDAPVTVDDRSLSVAVNDALADGVPAAVVMADLALVTPGALADLFDADGDVVVAPGRGGGTNALVVREPAFQVDYHGVSYRDHVTAAEDVGASVATVDSFRLAVDIDERADLVDVLVHGDGAAAAWLRDAGFRVAVRDGQPVAVREPND
- the cofG gene encoding 7,8-didemethyl-8-hydroxy-5-deazariboflavin synthase subunit CofG; translation: MSSIPGAEAYGVDLDVPEADRERALAVRPGDVDPADELTFARNVFVPLTTACRYTCTYCTYYDVPGEATLVSPEDVRETCRTGAQAGCTEALFTFGDDPDDRYTEVHDQLAEWGHDSIHDYLRRVCEIALDEGLLPHANPGDQTREQMALVADVNASMGVMLETTADVQAHGGPRAKTPGQRLHTIRTAGELGVPFTTGILVGIGETWDDRAESLLSIRELHERYGHVQEVIVQPVSPNERWRGDPPSEATMRRTVAMARAVLPEEVAVQVPPNLADARALLDCGVEDLGGVSPVTDDYINPDYAWPALRELEAIAEHGGVPLRERLPVYERFLPEDGVENEWVSERIGRALAADDDAGRRYRAVLDG
- a CDS encoding metal-dependent hydrolase, whose protein sequence is MMSTTHAAIGVTLATSTLWVSPELAVPAALGALAGGIFPDLDVAVVAHRKTLHYPELYWPFVAVGFAVALLVPSPVTVGAAFFLLSAAVHSVTDAFGGGLGSRPWENDDQRGVYAHRRGRWIAPRRWIRYDGAPEDLLAVAVFSLPGLLLYGELVRRLTLAMLSVSAVYVLVRKPIGRLGERLDV
- the cofH gene encoding 7,8-didemethyl-8-hydroxy-5-deazariboflavin synthase subunit CofH, which codes for MTDAGEFDFDVVPDSDQSFENALAKARAGDRLTVADGIELVTTGTDVEGIDQRRKELVLEAADRRRAEVVGDEVTFVANVNNNVTTACNTGCLFCNFKDTAHRFETDHTEAHAGFTKTPEESHDVVADAVDRGVYEVTSVSGLHPAFGLNEEHREALDPQNQEHNYKPPERYDTDPHTYVEQIRAMSEAGAHVHSVTPEEAEHAQRGVEWGYREVYQRLKDAGLDTVPGTAAEILVDEVRDVICPGKISTDEWVAAMEAAADVGLPMTATIMYGHVENAAHRIHHLDVVRDLQDRTDNITEFVPLSFVHQETPLFDRGVVTGGASDAEDELMIAVSRLYLDNVEHVQSSWVKFGNAKGLKLLNCGADDFMGTILSEEITKRAGGQHGEFRSVADYAEMISAIGRTPVERSTDYTERRVVDPDDDPLGPRLGPQADGTPLVPERDADTASGAASADD